In Mastomys coucha isolate ucsf_1 unplaced genomic scaffold, UCSF_Mcou_1 pScaffold20, whole genome shotgun sequence, one DNA window encodes the following:
- the Rho gene encoding rhodopsin, translated as MNGTEGPNFYVPFSNITGVVRSPFEQPQYYLAEPWQFSMLAAYMFLLIVLGFPINFLTLYVTVQHKKLRTPLNYILLNLAVADLFMVFGGFTTTLYTSLHGYFVFGPTGCNLEGFFATLGGEIALWSLVVLAIERYVVVCKPMSNFRFGENHAIMGVAFTWVMALACAAPPLVGWSRYIPEGMQCSCGIDYYTLKPEVNNESFVIYMFVVHFTIPMIVIFFCYGQLVFTVKEAAAQQQESATTQKAEKEVTRMVIIMVIFFLICWLPYASVAMYIFTHQGSNFGPIFMTLPAFFAKSSSIYNPVIYIMLNKQFRNCMLTTLCCGKNPLGDDDASATASKTETSQVAPA; from the exons ATGAACGGCACAGAGGGTCCCAATTTTTATGTGCCCTTCTCCAACATCACGGGCGTGGTGCGCAGCCCCTTTGAGCAGCCGCAGTACTACCTGGCCGAACCATGGCAGTTCTCTATGCTGGCAGCTTACATGTTCTTGCTCATCGTGCTGGGCTTCCCCATCAACTTCCTCACGCTGTACGTCACCGTACAGCACAAGAAGCTGCGCACACCCCTCAACTACATCCTGCTCAACTTGGCTGTGGCTGACCTCTTCATGGTCTTCGGAGGGTTCACCACCACCCTCTACACCTCACTGCATGGCTACTTCGTCTTTGGGCCCACGGGCTGCAACCTCGAGGGCTTCTTTGCCACACTTGGAG GTGAAATTGCCCTATGGTCCCTGGTGGTCCTGGCCATTGAGCGCTACGTGGTGGTCTGCAAGCCTATGAGCAACTTCCGCTTCGGAGAGAATCATGCCATTATGGGTGTGGCCTTCACCTGGGTCATGGCGTTGGCCTGTGCTGCTCCCCCACTCGTTGGCTGGTCCAG GTACATCCCTGAGGGCATGCAGTGCTCATGCGGGATTGACTACTACACACTCAAGCCTGAGGTCAACAATGAGTCCTTCGTCATCTACATGTTCGTGGTCCACTTCACCATCCCCATGATCGTCATCTTCTTCTGCTATGGGCAGCTGGTTTTCACAGTCAAGGAG GCCGCTGCTCAGCAACAGGAGTCGGCCACCACTCAGAAGGCGGAGAAAGAAGTCACCCGCATGGTCATCATCATGGTCATCTTCTTCCTGATCTGCTGGCTTCCCTACGCGAGTGTGGCCATGTACATCTTCACCCACCAGGGCTCCAACTTCGGCCCCATCTTCATGACCCTGCCGGCTTTCTTTGCTAAGAGCTCTTCCATCTATAACCCAGTCATCTACATCATGTTGAACAAGCAG TTCCGGAACTGCATGCTCACTACGCTCTGCTGCGGCAAGAATCCACTGGGAGATGACGACgcctctgccactgcctccaAGACGGAGACCAGCCAGGTGGCTCCAGCCTAA